One Aphelocoma coerulescens isolate FSJ_1873_10779 chromosome 6, UR_Acoe_1.0, whole genome shotgun sequence DNA window includes the following coding sequences:
- the EXOC6 gene encoding exocyst complex component 6 isoform X5 — MARKSKSNLSELYLEENKDQIYENALAEIQSFELPLGTTLRSVYDDQPNAHQKFMEKLDACIRNHDREIEKMCNFHHQGFVDAITELLKVRADAEKLKVQVTDTNRRLQDAGKEVIAQTEEIIRCRVQQRNITTVVEKLQLCLPALEMYSKLKEQMSVKRYYSALKTMEQLENLYLPRVSQYRFCQIMIENLPKLREEIKEISMSDLKDFLESIRKHSDRIGETAMKQAQQQKTFSTALQKQNNVNYGRNMHLGRNRILESKSEITLKRTFEDEDEHEEEVLTAQDLVDFSPVYRCLHIYSVLGDGEIFENYYRKQRRKQARLVLQPQSSMHETVEGYRRYFSQIVGFFVVEDHILHVTQGLVTRTYTDELWNMALSKIIAVLRTHSSYCSDPDLVLELKNLIVVFADTLQGYGFPVNRLFDLLFEIRDQYNETLLKKWSVLFRDIFEADNYSPIPVANEEEYRIVISKFPFQDAELDKQSFPKKLPMSQSVPQIYMQVKEFIYASLKFSESLHRSSTEIDDMLRKSTNLLLTRTLSSCLQNLIKKPHIGLTELVQIIINTTHLEQACKYLEDFISNITNISQLTVHTARLYGLSTFKDARHAAEGEIYTKLNQKIDEFIQIADYDWTMSESDGRASGYLMDLINFLRSTFQVFTHLPLTVHLNFFVLIALLVSFSE, encoded by the exons GTCTGTATATGATGACCAACCAAATGCACATCAGAAGTTTATGGAAAAACTTGATGCCTGCATACGTAACCATGACAGGGAGATAGAAAAAATGTGCAATTTTCACCATCAGGGCTTTGTGGATGCTATTACAGAACTTCTTAAAGTTAGGGCTGATGCAGAAAAACTAAAG gtcCAAGTTACTGATACCAACCGAAGGCTTCAGGATGCTGGGAAAGAG GTGATAGCTCAAACAGAGGAAATCATCCGATGCAGAGTTCAACAGCGGAATATTACAACAGTTGTGGAAAAACTACAGTTGTGTCTTCCAG CGCTGGAAATGTACAGCAAACTAAAAGAACAGATGAGTGTAAAAAG GTACTATTCTGCTTTGAAAACAATGGAGCAGCTAGAAAATCTGTATCTTCCTAGAGTTAGCCAATACCGCTTTTGCCAGATAATGATAGAAAATCTTCCAAAACTGCgcgaagaaataaaagaaatatccATGTCAGATCTGAAGGATTTCTTAGAGAGTATTCGAAAGCATTCTGACAGAATTGGGGAAACTGCCATGAAGCAG gcacagcagcagaaaacCTTTAGTACTGCTCTTCAGAAGCAGAATAATGTAAACTATGGTCGGAATATGCATTTAGGTAGAAACAGAATTTTGGAATCCAAGAGTGAAATCACATTGAAGCGAACATTTGAAGATGAGGATGAACATGAAGAAGAG GTTTTAACTGCTCAAGATCTTGTAGACTTTTCTCCAGTCTACAGGTGTTTGCACATCTACTCAGTTTTG GGTGACggagaaatatttgaaaattactACAGAAAACAAAGGAGGAAACAAGCAAGATTAGTTTTGCAACCACAGTCAAGCATG CATGAAACAGTAGAAGGCTACAGAAGATACTTCAGTCAAATTGTAGG tttctTTGTAGTAGAAGACCACATTTTACATGTAACGCAAGGATTGGTAACTAGAACATACACTGATGAACTCTGGAACATGGCCCTTTCCAAGATCATTGCTGTTCTTAGAACACATTCA TCATATTGCAGTGATCCTGACCTTGTTCTGGAACTGAAGAATCTCATTGTAGTATTTGCTGATACTTTGCAG GGCTATGGTTTTCCTGTGAACCGACTGTTTGATCTTTTATTTGAGATAAGAGACCAATACAATGAAACACTTCTTAAAAAGTGGTCTGTATTGTTCAG GGATATTTTTGAAGCAGACAACTACAGCCCTATCCCTGTAGCAAATGAAGAGGAATACAGAATTGTTATAAGCAAATTTCCTTTTCAAGATGCAGAACTTGATAAG CAATCCTTTCCAAAGAAGCTTCCAATGTCTCAGTCAGTGCCTCAAATTTATATGCAGGTGAAGGAATTTATTTATGCAAGCCTTAAGTTTTCAGAGTCACTTCACCGCAG ttcaacaGAAATAGATGATATGCTCAGAAAATCTACAAATTTGCTGCTTACAAGAACTCTAAGTAGTTGTTTACAGAACCTAATTAAAAAACCTCATATAGGTTTAACAGAG CTTGTTCAAATCATCATAAACACAACACACTTGGAGCAAGCCTGTAAATACCTTGAGGATTTTATATCTAACATTACAAATATTTCACAATTGACTGTTCACACTGCAAGACTTTATGGGCTTTCTACATTTAAG gatgcaAGGCATGCTGCAGAAGGAGAAATATATACAAAACTTAACCAAAAAATAGATGAATTTATTCAGATTGCTGATTATGATTGGACAATGTCTGAATCAGATGGACGAGCCAGTGGATACTTAATGGACCTAATTAACTTTTTAAGAAGCACGTTTCAAGTTTTTACTCATTTACCT ttgaCAGTacatcttaatttttttgttttgattgcCTTACTGGTTTCCTTCTCAGAATAA